The following proteins are co-located in the Novosphingobium sp. CECT 9465 genome:
- a CDS encoding DUF1622 domain-containing protein — MITIEADWLSAFFRLAVIGLELAGTLTILVGAGLATFLFARRARAGDRTEAYSAFRSALGRSILLGLEFLVAGDIVKSLVINPTLDDLIVLAGLVLVRTFLSISLGVEINGHWPWEETRMARDKARAASDETPATPVAAGCVTPLKG, encoded by the coding sequence ATGATCACCATTGAGGCCGACTGGCTGAGCGCGTTCTTCCGGCTCGCGGTGATCGGCCTGGAACTGGCGGGCACGCTGACGATCCTCGTCGGCGCGGGGCTCGCAACCTTTCTGTTTGCGCGGCGGGCGAGGGCGGGCGACCGGACCGAGGCCTATAGCGCGTTCCGCTCGGCGCTCGGCCGCAGCATCCTGCTCGGCCTGGAATTTCTGGTCGCCGGCGACATCGTCAAGTCGCTGGTGATCAACCCGACGCTCGACGACCTCATCGTGCTGGCCGGGCTTGTGCTGGTGCGGACCTTCCTGAGCATCTCGCTCGGGGTCGAGATCAACGGCCATTGGCCTTGGGAGGAAACCCGGATGGCGCGGGACAAGGCGCGTGCGGCGTCGGATGAGACGCCTGCGACGCCCGTGGCCGCCGGATGCGTCACACCGCTCAAGGGATAG
- the dmeF gene encoding CDF family Co(II)/Ni(II) efflux transporter DmeF, which yields MTAAFHIDRFTHDHVFLGASHDANARRTLWVVALTATMMVGEIIAGYLTGSMALLADGFHMATHAGALSVAAIAYSYAKRHASDDRFSFGTGKVGDLAGFASALVLAVIAIGIGVESLIRLFQPTTVAFTEATIIAAIGLAVNIVSAFLLAGSHSHDHGHGHSHSHHAQPHAHRHEGHQHDDDETHAVAGLRSQDNNLRAAYVHVLADALTSVLAIVALLSGRFLGWVWLDPVMGVVGATVIARWSWSLMRETAWVLLDRSDEHVAEEIRELVETPGDAQIADLHVWRVGPDAHAGIVSVVAGGAVDRTTVQKRLKPVRGLRHLTIEMQSP from the coding sequence ATGACCGCGGCTTTTCACATTGATCGCTTCACTCACGATCACGTCTTCCTGGGGGCGTCGCATGACGCGAATGCGCGCCGCACATTGTGGGTGGTGGCACTGACGGCAACGATGATGGTCGGCGAAATCATCGCCGGCTATCTCACCGGGTCGATGGCGCTTCTGGCGGACGGTTTCCACATGGCGACGCATGCCGGAGCACTCAGTGTTGCGGCAATCGCGTATTCCTACGCCAAGCGGCATGCCTCGGACGACAGGTTCAGCTTCGGGACGGGCAAGGTCGGCGACCTGGCAGGATTCGCCTCCGCGCTGGTGCTCGCCGTGATCGCAATCGGCATCGGCGTCGAATCGCTAATTCGCCTCTTCCAGCCGACCACAGTGGCGTTCACCGAAGCGACCATCATCGCCGCGATCGGTCTCGCCGTGAACATTGTCAGTGCCTTTCTCCTGGCGGGAAGTCATTCGCACGATCACGGTCATGGCCATTCCCATAGCCATCATGCGCAGCCACATGCCCATAGACATGAAGGACACCAGCACGATGACGACGAGACCCATGCAGTGGCTGGGCTGCGAAGCCAGGACAACAACCTTCGCGCCGCCTATGTCCATGTCCTTGCCGACGCGCTGACCTCGGTGCTGGCGATCGTCGCGCTCCTGTCAGGACGCTTCCTCGGCTGGGTGTGGCTCGATCCGGTGATGGGGGTGGTCGGTGCCACCGTGATCGCCCGCTGGTCATGGTCGCTGATGCGCGAAACTGCCTGGGTGCTGCTCGACCGGAGCGACGAGCATGTCGCCGAGGAAATCCGCGAACTGGTCGAAACGCCCGGCGATGCCCAAATCGCGGACCTGCACGTCTGGCGCGTCGGCCCCGACGCACATGCTGGTATCGTTAGCGTAGTGGCGGGCGGTGCAGTGGATCGCACGACGGTGCAAAAGCGCCTCAAGCCGGTCCGCGGGCTTCGCCATCTGACGATCGAGATGCAGTCGCCATGA
- a CDS encoding DUF1289 domain-containing protein: protein MKSPCIDICLFDGRTGWCKGCGRTNDEIRTWKKSQPHQQRRIASDLPRRLAKLAPTAKPIRPDR from the coding sequence ATGAAGTCGCCCTGCATCGACATCTGCCTTTTCGATGGACGTACCGGCTGGTGCAAGGGATGCGGCCGCACCAACGACGAAATTCGCACCTGGAAGAAGAGCCAGCCACATCAACAACGTCGGATCGCGTCGGACCTCCCACGACGCCTTGCCAAGCTCGCCCCGACGGCGAAGCCGATTAGGCCGGACCGATGA
- a CDS encoding TolC family protein — MFSIFFAHQPVRFRRALAIGAAIAALSDPSVGVAQDLSLSDALSRVATGDPAVAANAARIQAADAAITQADVRPRDVVGVDVEDFTGTGPYSALGRSQATAWYERTWERGGKREARVGAARSELGVTAERNRLRMLDLFAQVQAAWVEALAAEAAIPIAAQRLAGARQVEGEVDRRVGRALDPLFAAERARTTVAQARIALDQARENARIARTTLASYWGATGGDYNLDTQPFTIMEPSRPPGDDSPELALLTAERDAAGAKIRLAEASSVGDPSARVGLRHFGQGNDVAIIVGGSIPLGNRTANRGNVARANAEAQAAEAELAVARAQLGREIDRIVAERAALATEIAWIEREVLPSAARAVTLVRDGFARGGTAFTFLEVNQAQQAVVDARSRRVELLRRFHLRGARLDRLTGRHASLLSSAENR; from the coding sequence ATGTTTTCAATATTCTTTGCGCACCAGCCGGTGCGCTTTCGGCGCGCGCTTGCGATAGGCGCGGCTATCGCTGCCCTATCCGACCCGTCCGTCGGGGTGGCGCAAGACCTCAGTCTATCCGACGCCCTTTCCAGGGTCGCCACTGGCGATCCCGCCGTGGCAGCCAATGCCGCGCGAATTCAAGCCGCCGATGCCGCGATTACCCAGGCCGATGTGCGGCCACGAGATGTCGTGGGCGTCGATGTAGAGGACTTCACCGGCACCGGCCCGTATTCTGCTCTTGGGCGTTCGCAGGCGACCGCCTGGTATGAACGGACTTGGGAGCGCGGCGGCAAGCGTGAAGCGCGTGTTGGCGCTGCTCGCTCGGAACTTGGCGTCACCGCCGAGCGCAATCGCCTGCGGATGCTTGATCTGTTCGCCCAGGTGCAGGCTGCATGGGTTGAGGCGCTAGCAGCCGAAGCCGCTATCCCGATCGCCGCCCAGCGCCTTGCTGGGGCGCGGCAGGTAGAAGGTGAAGTAGACCGCAGGGTAGGTCGGGCTCTCGATCCTCTATTCGCGGCGGAACGAGCGCGAACCACTGTGGCGCAAGCTCGGATCGCACTGGATCAAGCACGCGAGAATGCCCGTATCGCCCGCACGACGCTCGCCTCTTATTGGGGAGCCACCGGCGGCGATTACAACCTCGACACCCAGCCTTTCACTATTATGGAGCCATCCCGGCCCCCGGGGGATGATAGCCCCGAACTCGCCTTGCTCACCGCCGAGCGGGACGCCGCCGGGGCAAAGATCCGCCTTGCGGAGGCAAGCAGCGTCGGCGACCCCAGCGCGCGGGTGGGCCTACGCCATTTCGGGCAGGGCAATGATGTGGCGATCATAGTCGGGGGTTCGATCCCGCTCGGCAACCGCACCGCCAACCGCGGCAATGTCGCGCGCGCCAATGCGGAAGCACAGGCGGCCGAAGCCGAACTTGCCGTTGCGCGGGCACAGCTCGGGCGCGAAATCGACAGGATTGTTGCCGAACGCGCGGCGCTTGCCACCGAGATCGCCTGGATTGAACGCGAAGTGCTACCAAGCGCGGCGCGCGCGGTGACGCTTGTCCGCGACGGCTTCGCGCGTGGCGGCACCGCGTTCACCTTCCTCGAAGTCAACCAGGCTCAGCAGGCTGTCGTTGATGCACGATCCCGCCGGGTCGAACTGCTGCGCCGCTTCCATCTTCGCGGCGCCCGGCTCGATCGGTTGACCGGCCGTCATGCCTCCCTCCTTTCCAGCGCGGAGAACCGCTGA
- a CDS encoding copper resistance system multicopper oxidase — protein sequence MNHLIERRDLLRAGALGAAGLSLTGLFPAWAQTGSAGLAPMPTLTGEDLHLRVDHSAFAVGGRTGHAITMNGVLPAPLIRLKEGQKVRISVENALDEDTSIHWHGLILPFQMDGVPGVSFPGIKPKTTFVYEFPIKQSGTYWYHSHSGLQEQQGHYGPIVIDPADTDPVAYDREHVIVLSDWTFLHPHALVTKLKQEGGYFNRQKQTLAGLLRDGDPEEKMSLSDRLMWGKMRMDPSDISDVTASTYTYLINGHGPKENWTGLFRPGERVRLRFINAATMTIFNIRIPGLPMTVVNADGQNVRPVTVEEFQIGNAETYDVIIQPTEDSAFTLVAESVDRSGMGRATFAPRLGMTAPVPPLRARPTLSMKDMGMGGMDHGSMAGMDHSSHGAATAGATASMAGMDHGSSGSMGGMNMRDKSLVPPTVKVGVGVDAIAMAPVDRTGDPGLGLEDVGHKVLTYRDLMSLTPNPDKRAPTRTVEVHLTGNMERFMWSFDGEKFSEGVEPIRFERNERARVVLINHSMMTHPIHLHGHFFEVVNGHTGSHPLKHTVNVLPGAKLTFDLTADAPGDWAFHCHLLLHMHAGMFRVVTVRPLEGEAA from the coding sequence ATGAACCACCTTATCGAACGACGCGATTTGCTTCGTGCAGGCGCGCTGGGCGCTGCCGGTTTAAGTCTCACCGGACTTTTCCCGGCATGGGCACAAACCGGCTCGGCCGGACTAGCGCCAATGCCGACACTCACCGGGGAAGATCTCCATCTTAGGGTTGACCATAGCGCTTTCGCCGTCGGAGGCCGCACCGGTCACGCCATAACAATGAACGGCGTGCTGCCGGCTCCCTTGATCCGCCTCAAGGAAGGGCAGAAGGTGCGCATCAGCGTCGAGAACGCGCTTGACGAGGATACGTCGATCCACTGGCACGGCCTGATCCTGCCGTTTCAGATGGACGGAGTGCCCGGTGTGAGCTTTCCGGGTATCAAGCCGAAGACGACCTTCGTTTATGAATTCCCGATCAAGCAATCGGGCACGTACTGGTATCATAGCCACTCGGGTCTGCAGGAGCAGCAGGGCCACTACGGTCCGATCGTGATCGATCCCGCCGATACCGATCCGGTCGCCTACGACCGCGAGCACGTCATCGTTCTCAGCGACTGGACGTTCCTGCACCCGCATGCGCTCGTCACCAAGCTCAAACAGGAGGGAGGCTATTTCAATCGCCAGAAGCAGACCTTGGCGGGCCTGCTGCGCGACGGAGATCCTGAAGAAAAGATGTCACTGTCCGACCGTCTGATGTGGGGCAAGATGCGCATGGATCCCAGTGACATCTCGGATGTCACGGCATCGACCTATACCTACCTGATCAACGGCCATGGACCGAAAGAGAACTGGACCGGGCTATTCCGACCGGGAGAGCGCGTGCGGCTGCGCTTCATCAATGCTGCGACGATGACGATCTTCAACATTCGCATTCCAGGCCTTCCAATGACGGTGGTAAACGCTGACGGCCAAAACGTGCGTCCGGTGACCGTCGAGGAGTTCCAGATCGGCAACGCCGAAACCTACGATGTCATCATCCAGCCCACCGAGGACAGCGCTTTTACTCTCGTGGCAGAATCGGTCGATCGCTCGGGCATGGGTCGCGCGACGTTCGCCCCCCGCCTGGGGATGACCGCACCGGTTCCGCCCCTGCGCGCCCGTCCGACGCTCAGCATGAAGGACATGGGCATGGGCGGGATGGACCATGGCTCAATGGCGGGTATGGACCACAGCTCGCACGGCGCCGCAACGGCTGGTGCTACGGCATCGATGGCGGGAATGGATCATGGCTCATCTGGTTCGATGGGCGGCATGAATATGCGAGACAAGTCGCTGGTGCCGCCAACCGTCAAAGTTGGCGTGGGAGTCGACGCAATCGCAATGGCGCCTGTCGACCGGACCGGAGACCCAGGACTTGGGCTTGAGGACGTGGGTCATAAGGTGCTCACATATCGGGATCTGATGTCGCTCACGCCAAATCCCGACAAGCGGGCGCCAACGCGCACCGTCGAGGTTCACCTGACCGGCAACATGGAACGTTTCATGTGGTCCTTCGATGGCGAAAAGTTCAGTGAGGGCGTAGAGCCGATCCGCTTCGAGCGGAACGAACGGGCCAGGGTCGTGCTGATCAATCATAGCATGATGACACACCCCATTCACCTACATGGCCACTTCTTCGAGGTCGTAAACGGTCACACTGGAAGTCACCCGCTCAAGCACACAGTGAACGTCCTTCCTGGTGCGAAGCTCACTTTCGATCTCACCGCCGACGCGCCAGGAGACTGGGCGTTTCATTGCCATCTGCTGCTTCATATGCACGCTGGCATGTTCCGCGTCGTCACCGTCCGTCCGCTTGAAGGAGAGGCGGCATGA
- a CDS encoding 2Fe-2S iron-sulfur cluster-binding protein yields MSRRISLRRLSLGCAIALSLSAGAGAQEGEDHAAHHGAGMPAGGGMSAPASSGSSGMAKMMNPMMDRMINGEGENEHGHESRRTGFISQLLAFPALDEAARQRVAAQAGERVSTGLAMINAASADGARATTVSARLDAARRLREGTDLFRSGTAAQGAIGGLQPPREVGLAWLRDQLDIDQAAPGHADHWFGISPSHLLLMLFLGLVSATLIALQIFRLRRIGAIAGGVPTGKTLTKPEPKAAQPATRVAPAPAPVADSAGLAPSNAAAPGGASLRKPKSWAGQLRVVQIVRETPSVLTFRLADPAADRLPFDFLPGQFLQVEVEPEAGKTARRSYTIASSPTQRAYVELTVKREEQGVVSRYLHDKVVADDLLKVSGPFGAFTFTGTDAQSIVLIAGGVGITPMMSVLRYLTDTAWKGDIFFFYGARSTEEFVFRDELERLERRFPNLHIVAAMQRAPGTVWMGPEGPITREMILAAVPEIASRRIHMCGPPAMMGAMRGVLAELGVPEAQLHTEAFGPASLPADHEDLEVKPAPPPADKPAPSAEVAPSTVTFSVSGVSAALPADETVLEAAEGAGVEIPYACRAGTCGACVVKLLQGEVTMEVESGLAPADKAQGYVLACQAKGTGTPLVVEA; encoded by the coding sequence ATGTCCAGGCGGATCAGCCTTCGACGTTTGAGCCTCGGCTGCGCAATCGCTCTCAGCCTGTCCGCGGGCGCGGGCGCGCAGGAGGGCGAGGATCATGCCGCGCATCATGGCGCAGGCATGCCGGCCGGCGGGGGCATGTCCGCACCGGCATCGTCGGGGTCGTCGGGCATGGCGAAGATGATGAACCCCATGATGGATCGCATGATCAATGGGGAAGGGGAGAATGAGCACGGCCACGAATCGCGCCGGACCGGCTTCATCTCGCAACTGCTCGCCTTTCCCGCGCTCGACGAAGCGGCAAGGCAGCGGGTCGCTGCGCAGGCTGGCGAACGGGTAAGCACGGGCCTAGCGATGATCAACGCCGCCTCGGCCGACGGCGCGCGTGCAACCACGGTCTCGGCCCGGCTCGATGCGGCGCGCCGCCTGCGCGAGGGAACCGACCTGTTCCGGTCCGGCACCGCCGCGCAGGGCGCGATCGGCGGCTTGCAGCCGCCCCGGGAGGTCGGGCTTGCCTGGCTGCGCGATCAGCTCGACATCGACCAGGCCGCGCCCGGCCATGCCGATCACTGGTTCGGCATCTCGCCCTCGCACCTGCTTCTCATGCTGTTCCTGGGGCTGGTGAGCGCCACGCTGATCGCGCTGCAGATCTTCCGCCTCCGGCGGATCGGGGCGATCGCCGGTGGTGTCCCCACCGGCAAGACATTGACAAAGCCGGAGCCGAAGGCTGCCCAGCCCGCTACCAGGGTTGCGCCCGCGCCTGCCCCCGTTGCCGACAGCGCCGGGCTCGCGCCGAGCAATGCGGCCGCGCCCGGTGGGGCTTCGCTGCGCAAGCCCAAAAGCTGGGCGGGGCAGCTGCGCGTGGTCCAGATCGTGCGAGAGACGCCGAGCGTGCTGACCTTCCGGCTCGCGGACCCGGCCGCCGACCGGCTGCCGTTCGACTTCCTGCCGGGCCAGTTCCTGCAGGTCGAGGTAGAGCCCGAAGCGGGCAAGACCGCGCGCCGTTCCTACACGATCGCCTCTTCGCCGACCCAGCGGGCCTATGTCGAACTGACGGTCAAGCGCGAGGAGCAGGGCGTGGTCTCGCGATACCTGCACGACAAGGTCGTCGCCGACGATCTGCTGAAGGTCAGCGGACCGTTCGGCGCCTTCACCTTCACGGGAACGGATGCCCAGAGCATCGTGCTGATCGCGGGCGGGGTCGGCATCACCCCGATGATGTCGGTGCTGCGCTATCTCACCGACACCGCGTGGAAGGGTGATATCTTCTTCTTCTACGGCGCACGGTCGACCGAGGAATTCGTGTTCCGCGACGAGCTCGAGCGGCTCGAACGCCGTTTTCCCAACCTCCATATCGTCGCCGCGATGCAGCGCGCGCCCGGCACCGTCTGGATGGGCCCAGAAGGGCCGATCACGCGCGAGATGATCCTGGCCGCGGTGCCGGAGATCGCGAGCCGGCGCATCCATATGTGCGGCCCGCCGGCGATGATGGGCGCGATGCGCGGCGTGCTGGCCGAACTCGGCGTCCCCGAAGCGCAGCTGCACACCGAGGCGTTCGGTCCGGCCTCGCTGCCGGCCGACCACGAGGATCTCGAGGTCAAGCCCGCGCCCCCGCCAGCGGATAAGCCGGCCCCGAGCGCCGAGGTGGCGCCGAGCACGGTGACCTTCTCCGTGTCGGGGGTGTCGGCGGCCTTGCCCGCGGACGAGACCGTGCTGGAGGCGGCCGAGGGCGCGGGCGTCGAGATCCCCTATGCATGCCGTGCGGGCACATGCGGCGCCTGCGTGGTCAAGCTGCTGCAGGGCGAAGTGACGATGGAGGTCGAATCCGGCCTTGCGCCCGCCGACAAGGCGCAAGGCTATGTGCTCGCGTGCCAGGCGAAGGGGACGGGCACGCCGCTCGTGGTCGAAGCCTGA
- a CDS encoding DUF305 domain-containing protein yields MKKAQIATAALVLAATMPALAQGNPQGMDHSKMNHGQMNHSAMAEMMQPTQANPYPPAEMKMHRAMMGAVGSDATETWVRKMIEHHRGAVEMSQIVLRDARDAKIREMATKSSAEQRQEINELQAWLREHGKRPQ; encoded by the coding sequence ATGAAGAAAGCTCAAATCGCCACAGCTGCCCTTGTACTCGCGGCCACCATGCCTGCCCTCGCCCAAGGAAACCCACAGGGCATGGATCACAGCAAAATGAACCATGGCCAGATGAATCACTCGGCAATGGCCGAAATGATGCAGCCGACACAGGCCAACCCTTATCCGCCGGCGGAAATGAAGATGCATCGTGCCATGATGGGCGCTGTTGGTAGCGATGCGACTGAAACCTGGGTGCGTAAGATGATCGAACATCATCGCGGCGCGGTTGAGATGTCGCAGATCGTGCTACGCGACGCTCGCGACGCCAAGATCCGCGAGATGGCGACCAAGAGTTCGGCGGAGCAACGTCAAGAAATCAACGAGTTGCAGGCCTGGCTGCGCGAGCATGGCAAGCGCCCTCAATGA
- a CDS encoding efflux RND transporter periplasmic adaptor subunit gives MTRFLLSAGSMLAFALLAGCGESPATKEAGESQAAAAADDYERGPHRGRMLRDGDFAVEITIFEEGVDPQFHVYAYRNGKPIAPGDVQLAIELSRLGGKVDRFAFTPQEDYLRGGGVVIEPHSFDVKVRAVEGGRTHSWTYASYEGRTTISAQAAKAGGVRSERAGPATVAELIDMGGRIEITPEGKADVRARLPGQIVWMSGKLGDRVNRGQALLRVESSHSLQTYAVSAPISGTIIEKNANVGDTTGDRALFVIADPTRLHAEFFVYPRDAERVRVGQRVNVRSLSGDAKLDAPVEAVLPTADVASQTMMAHVHLPPSASREFRPGMGVEGSFAVAEAQVPLAVRTKAIQRFRDFEVVYAKVGNTYEVRMLEIGRRTPEWTEVLGGLEPGTEYVTDGAFLIRADIDKSGASHDH, from the coding sequence ATGACACGATTCCTATTGTCTGCGGGTTCGATGCTCGCATTTGCGCTGCTCGCCGGCTGTGGCGAGTCCCCTGCCACCAAGGAGGCGGGCGAAAGCCAGGCGGCCGCTGCCGCCGATGACTATGAGCGCGGGCCGCATCGCGGGCGAATGCTGCGCGACGGGGATTTCGCGGTCGAGATCACGATTTTCGAGGAGGGTGTCGATCCCCAGTTCCACGTCTATGCCTACCGGAACGGCAAGCCGATAGCGCCAGGTGACGTCCAGCTTGCCATCGAGCTGTCGCGCCTCGGCGGTAAGGTCGATCGCTTCGCCTTCACGCCGCAAGAGGACTATCTGCGCGGCGGCGGCGTGGTCATCGAGCCCCACTCTTTCGACGTTAAGGTGCGCGCCGTCGAAGGCGGGCGCACGCACAGCTGGACTTACGCGTCCTACGAGGGCCGGACCACTATTTCCGCGCAGGCGGCCAAGGCCGGCGGGGTGCGCTCCGAGCGCGCCGGTCCCGCAACGGTGGCCGAGCTGATCGACATGGGCGGCCGCATCGAAATCACACCCGAAGGCAAGGCCGATGTGCGCGCCCGGCTTCCCGGCCAAATCGTCTGGATGAGTGGCAAGCTGGGCGATCGGGTCAACCGGGGACAGGCGTTGCTGCGTGTCGAATCCAGCCATTCGCTCCAGACCTATGCCGTGTCGGCCCCTATCAGCGGCACCATCATTGAGAAGAACGCCAATGTCGGCGATACCACCGGCGATAGGGCGCTGTTCGTGATCGCCGATCCGACCCGGCTTCATGCCGAGTTCTTCGTCTATCCGCGCGACGCCGAGCGCGTACGCGTCGGCCAGCGGGTCAACGTTCGCAGTCTCTCCGGCGATGCGAAGCTCGACGCCCCGGTAGAAGCCGTTCTGCCGACCGCGGACGTCGCCAGCCAGACGATGATGGCGCATGTCCATCTACCGCCGAGTGCGTCGCGCGAATTCCGGCCAGGCATGGGCGTCGAGGGTTCCTTTGCCGTGGCCGAAGCGCAAGTGCCGCTTGCGGTGAGGACCAAGGCGATTCAGCGGTTTCGCGACTTCGAGGTGGTCTATGCCAAGGTTGGCAACACCTACGAAGTGCGAATGCTGGAGATCGGGCGCCGCACGCCCGAATGGACCGAAGTGCTCGGCGGCCTTGAACCCGGCACCGAATATGTGACCGATGGCGCGTTCCTGATCCGTGCCGACATCGACAAGTCGGGAGCCAGCCATGACCACTGA
- a CDS encoding metal/formaldehyde-sensitive transcriptional repressor: MAHTEQNSAELIARVRRIAGQVSAIERGLERGAPCGEVLHLVAAVRGAVNGLLDEIIVDHLDQHVAKVGLDEAERLRASEDLKAVIRRYSK, encoded by the coding sequence ATGGCTCACACCGAACAGAACAGCGCCGAGTTAATCGCACGAGTGCGGCGCATTGCAGGACAGGTCAGCGCTATTGAGCGCGGCCTGGAGCGTGGCGCGCCGTGTGGCGAAGTTCTGCACCTTGTGGCGGCGGTTCGCGGCGCGGTGAACGGCCTGCTCGACGAAATCATCGTGGACCATCTGGATCAGCATGTTGCGAAGGTGGGCCTGGATGAGGCCGAGCGCTTGCGAGCGTCGGAGGATCTGAAAGCCGTTATTCGCCGCTATTCCAAATAG
- a CDS encoding heavy metal-responsive transcriptional regulator — translation MGNFKIGELAAAAGVGRDTIRYYERMGLLREPARTAAGYRLYDATDLERVNFIRSAQELGFTLEQARQLLALRASDTAHAQAVLDITLAKIADAEARLERLSDIRDMLRMLADECPGEVPVSDCPILAFLTARRKDQQHNKKLQAAQDERSSLAKGVLS, via the coding sequence ATGGGCAATTTCAAGATCGGCGAACTGGCCGCCGCGGCAGGCGTGGGCCGCGATACGATCCGCTATTATGAGCGGATGGGCTTGCTGCGCGAGCCCGCGCGCACGGCAGCGGGCTACAGGCTCTACGACGCGACCGACCTCGAGCGCGTCAATTTCATCCGCTCGGCGCAGGAGCTTGGTTTCACACTCGAACAGGCCCGGCAGCTGCTGGCGCTCAGGGCGTCGGACACCGCGCATGCCCAGGCCGTGCTCGATATCACGCTTGCCAAGATCGCTGACGCCGAAGCCCGGCTCGAGCGCCTGTCGGATATCCGCGACATGCTGCGGATGCTCGCCGACGAATGCCCGGGCGAAGTGCCCGTCTCCGATTGCCCGATCCTCGCCTTCCTGACGGCGCGGCGGAAAGACCAGCAGCATAACAAGAAACTTCAGGCAGCGCAGGACGAACGATCATCACTAGCGAAAGGGGTTTTGTCATGA
- a CDS encoding DUF411 domain-containing protein, producing the protein MDSLLLSRRHFVGSVRALGLVAAMGGLISACSAAAPGPVPILVHKDPNCGCCSAWADRIESTGDFTVRLINAEDMAAVKARLRVPLELASCHTTVAAGYVIEGHVPAADILRLLSEKPSDIIGLAVPGMPAGSPGMETPDGRRDAYEVVAFTTGGRQSVFARHG; encoded by the coding sequence ATGGATAGCCTGCTCTTGAGCCGTCGTCACTTTGTGGGCAGTGTACGCGCGTTGGGACTTGTCGCCGCGATGGGCGGGTTGATCAGCGCGTGCAGCGCAGCCGCGCCGGGACCGGTGCCGATCCTTGTACATAAGGATCCAAACTGCGGCTGTTGTTCGGCTTGGGCCGACCGGATCGAATCAACAGGCGACTTCACGGTCAGGCTGATCAATGCGGAGGACATGGCCGCTGTCAAAGCGCGTCTGCGGGTGCCGCTTGAGCTTGCGTCTTGCCACACCACAGTGGCTGCTGGATATGTCATCGAAGGACATGTGCCAGCGGCGGACATTTTACGGCTCCTGAGCGAGAAGCCGTCTGACATAATCGGATTGGCGGTTCCTGGAATGCCCGCGGGTTCACCCGGGATGGAAACGCCAGACGGGCGACGCGACGCTTATGAGGTCGTAGCTTTCACCACCGGTGGTCGCCAGAGCGTGTTTGCGCGGCACGGCTGA
- a CDS encoding copper resistance protein B, producing MTRILILLSATALAPPALAQTNNQQHAAHSATATQPAQTTLSSDPHAEHASASEPADDPHAGHEMQPAQEAPDPHAGHSMPVSQPNSGHTAQGHEPGIPDPPVGPPPPAALHGPPNAADAVFGTGVMTDARGILRREHGDITTYNVLIDQMESRITKGRDGYFISAQGWYGGDIDRLWLKTEIESDFREKPEQAEVQALWSHALDPWFNLQTGIRYDFEPSPERAHLVVGIQGLAPYWFEVDGALFLSDRGDLTARFEAEYDQRITQRLILQPRVEVDFALQDVPEIGVGSGLSKAEVGLRLRYEIVKEFAPYIGVEYNETFGDTARFERAAGGDVSHLSFVVGIRAWF from the coding sequence ATGACCCGCATCTTGATCCTGCTTAGCGCCACCGCGCTTGCACCACCGGCACTCGCACAGACCAACAACCAACAGCATGCAGCACACTCGGCAACTGCAACACAGCCTGCGCAGACCACTTTATCTAGCGATCCGCACGCAGAACATGCCAGTGCTTCTGAGCCTGCCGACGACCCCCATGCAGGACACGAGATGCAGCCCGCGCAGGAGGCACCCGATCCGCACGCCGGCCACAGCATGCCGGTGTCACAGCCCAATTCAGGTCATACGGCGCAAGGTCATGAGCCTGGCATTCCCGACCCGCCGGTTGGCCCACCGCCCCCCGCCGCGCTCCACGGCCCTCCCAATGCAGCGGATGCCGTATTCGGGACCGGGGTGATGACCGATGCCCGAGGAATTTTGCGTCGCGAGCATGGCGACATCACCACTTACAACGTCCTGATCGATCAGATGGAGAGCCGCATCACAAAAGGCCGCGACGGCTACTTTATCAGTGCCCAAGGATGGTATGGCGGCGACATTGACCGGTTGTGGCTGAAAACAGAGATCGAATCGGATTTCAGAGAAAAGCCCGAGCAGGCTGAGGTCCAAGCGCTCTGGAGTCATGCGCTTGACCCTTGGTTTAACCTGCAAACCGGCATCCGCTATGATTTCGAGCCCAGCCCGGAACGTGCGCATCTGGTCGTCGGTATCCAAGGTCTGGCCCCTTACTGGTTCGAGGTCGATGGCGCGCTCTTTCTATCCGATAGGGGCGATCTTACAGCTCGTTTCGAGGCCGAATACGACCAGCGCATAACACAACGGCTGATCCTTCAACCTCGGGTCGAAGTCGACTTCGCGTTGCAGGACGTGCCAGAAATCGGTGTTGGTTCTGGCTTGTCAAAAGCGGAGGTCGGGCTCCGACTGCGCTACGAGATTGTCAAGGAATTCGCGCCTTACATCGGCGTGGAATATAATGAGACTTTCGGCGATACGGCTCGCTTCGAACGCGCGGCGGGCGGGGACGTTTCGCATCTGAGTTTCGTGGTTGGCATCCGGGCCTGGTTCTGA